The Anabrus simplex isolate iqAnaSimp1 chromosome 5, ASM4041472v1, whole genome shotgun sequence sequence agctatttttaggcacacccccattcgagttgagctgcatgtaccatttcaaccacacaccagcactcctgtcattcttaaatttctgacagtaccgggaatcgaacccgggcccccgaggacggcagctaacaacactaaccgtttcgctacggaggcggacgcttCCCATTATAATTGCAAAGGAGTAAATTAATTCAGGAGGGTTTTTTTGCCAAAGAAAGAGCACGCCTTGGGATCCATTGTGTAATTTGAGCATTACCGATGTGGTACATATCAGGGGAAAATATTTAATAGTTTGAAGACAATTTCGAAATTTATTGTCCATGGCTTCAGCACTGGCATACAGTAAACACATGTACAAAGGATTTGCAATAATATTAACGTATAACTGAACTCGTCAGTTAGAACTGTAGGTTATCCACCAGCAACAAAATTATTCCATTCAAACAGAAAAAAGGACACGTCTACTTCCAGAGTTATGTTTACTCAATTGCACTTGGCTATATTTTAACAAATGGAACTTCCGAACAGCCGAACTCCATAGTCAGCAGATAGAAGCACATTATGATGAAGCTTGTTGGGGTAACACACCGTCAAATACAGCAAAACTCTACAATAGTTTACCACAGACATAAGTGGTGTCATTAAAAAATAGGTTGTTACCAAATATGGCATTGTATTAACCATAAATCCGCGGCCGCTAACGAGATAACGTACAGGTGTGACGGACTACAATAACGCTAACTGAAGTGATACAGCATACACCGCCATGTGTCGACCTTTATGTAGAGCGAGTTTACAGTCGTGAAACAAGTTTGAACTTAGAACAGCAACATACTTGCAAGCTGAAGGGAAAAATCTAAGCGGTCTATAAAATATGATTAAAGATGACTTCAGGAGTATATTTCCAACAAAAAGCAAGGATCATTAACACATTAACAATATTGTCGCTGTTCGCTAGATTGTGATGATACCATAGTCCTCCGAAGATGGGAAGTGTACGAATACACGTTTTGAAATTACTAACAAGGCGCTACCCTTCTGCAATGTAGATTAGTATGAATTTCCTCAGGTCATACTACAAAGAAAACGTACTACGCCACTCGATACAAAATTCAGTGAGTGACCAATGATTGTGAAGATTCCACCTGAAAAAGCGTATACCTCATTCGTTGCAAAATTATCAGCGTAACTCAGTGTGGGTGAGCACGTGCCTCTTCAAGTGAGGCTTTGTAGTAAACCGTTTACTACATGCATTACAACAGTAACGCCGGTCGGGAGGAAGAGTAGAAGGAATAGAGTGCGTGAGCAAATGCCTAGTTAAAGAATACTTTAGTGTAAAGCTTTTACCGCATTCAATACAAGTATGTAGACGTACTCCAGAGTGCGTTACCATGTGTCTAACGAGGCAGGCCCTAACCTTAAACCTTTTGTTACACTCTGCACAAAAATACGGGCGCTCAATTGAGTGGACTGTTATATGTTCATTTAGGTGAGATATAAGGCGAAATCTCTTACCGCACACAGTACAGAGATTTGGGCGTTCACCAGAATGAGTAAGCATGTGCCTATTCAGGTCAGAAGGTCGATTAAAACCCTTCAGACATACGCCACACTTATGCTTCCGTTCCCCCAATTTATCACATACACGACGAAAAAATGGGAGGTCAAAACCATGAGTAAACATGTGCTTTCTGATACTGTCCTTCCGGGCATACGTTTTACCACATTCGTTACAACAGTATGGGCCCGCACTAGTTGTCATGTGTACTCTATGGTGGGTGAGCATGTGCTTATTGAGATCAGGCAATCGAAGGAATTTACAGCTGCATTGACTACAACAGCGTAACCGTTCTCTGGAATGAACGATCGTATGAGACTTAAGATTGTACCCGCGAAAGAAAGTTTCACCACATTTATCACTAACACGTTCTCGTACATCGTTGTTGTCATTTGCAAGGCTCTTCCTCTTCGCAGAGTGACTCGGCCGGTGTGAGTTGAATACATTACCAGCTCGCAAATGGCATGTCTGGTCACATGCTGTCCTCAATATTTTGCAGGAATGATCACATGCATCCGTTCGACATCTGGTCAATACTGCAACATCCTCCACACTAAAATACAGAACAAATACATTCAAAAATAGGATATAAGGACTGAAATGTTTCTCATCCAATTATAATGTAACTTCGCGAGAAAAATAATCAAAACAGCCTTACTCCATAGTAACAGACGTTAAAAGCAGCTAGTCGGCCAAGTATACAATCAGACAATACACATGACTATGGTTCTTCTCCACAGTAAGTAAGAGGTATTGATAAAGATATAGCCTAAATAAAAACATGATATTTTATATTTGGCTGTTCTGGAAAAATAACAAACCCTCTCAAATAATATTTTGTGCAAACTGCAAAGATTGTCGCCCTCACCTCTAGAAAATAACTTTACTAGTTCAATTACGATGATGAATGTCGACGCAGATGTCTCGACCCCAGGGAGATTTCAATCTCCTGTTACCCATGGTGACGTACTCAGGCCTTCAAATTCTGACACATCGGTTCACTTTACAGAGAAAGTTGAGTTCCCCAATACCAACAAAATAACATTTAAACTCTCAACAACACAAATATTGAACAAATACTCAAACCATCTGTAAAACTGGTAATCTCAAGCAATTTACTGACGTCATGTTTAATCACAAAATTTCATTTACAACATTTCAAGATACAAGCTTTACTGACAATGTGCCTTTTAAGCCACAACGTTAtgaaaatatataatatttaacAAATGTTATCAAGCTTCCTTTGAATGCCAATAGTGAATTTCTCTAAATGATCTTCGTCAGATGTGGAAAAAAGGAGACTCACCAGTGCACGGATATACTATCAATACTGATAACAAAATCCGAAGAAAATGGAAATCTTCTGACAGGAGCTTGAAAACAAGAAATTATTCCCCAACTGTAAAAAGCCACATAAAAAGCAACACAATGAAGATCCATCAGAGATCTACATACCATCTGATCAACCGATTAAGCAGCAAGTCACTAACGCTGCTCCTCTTCTGCTGACTGTGCTAACTTACTACAGGGCGGTAGTGCAGGCGCACCTTGAAGAATATGAATGAAGCTTTTTTAACGTTACAACAAACCGTATTGAACCTTTAGcctttgttttacactatattccTCTGTTCTCTTCTGTTCATCACCAGTTCTGCATGAAGTGTtgagtaatattgtgttttaagatATTTATGTAGTATTAACTGTGAGTGAGTTTTGCGTACAAGTATTGCTGTCATTGATTTGTTCCAAAAGGTAGGATGAGTTGTGTGGTAGTCATGTGTAAAAATTATTCTTGAAGGGCAAAAATCTGGGACTAGACATGATTTACTCCAGGTTTCAGAAGGATTGTGTGACTTGCAAAACTGGTTGACTAAATGTAAATGATTGGACCCGGTTAATTGTAAAAATTCATATgaattcaaaaaaaaaaacttctaactCTGATTGTGAAGATGACTGCAAAATAATCTGTTACAATTACTTCTAAGTTAAATACTGACGTCAAGTGCTATCCCATCTCTGAAACAAATGGATCATGTAAAACAACAAAATACAAGTATTTGGAATTCGCCTTTCCGACTTAAAGCAAGAAAAATTGTTCAGCTGCCTTAAAAATATAAGCCCAAAGAAGCTGTGCACAGATATAGAGCAAACATCCATGGATAACTCCACACACGAAGTGGATGAGGGTTGTGCTCACTGTATTCATTACGACTAACTACGGaaagaaaacaaatttttaaagAAGCAGTTCACAATGTGGAAAACTTGAATGTTTTGAAAGAAGTAAAAGggaaaaattgtaaaataattaccAATGAAAACTGGGATCCTTGCAAAGGTATTTGGAAGTGTATTGGTAAAACGCaagaaaaaatcgaaagaaaatatgagcagcaaaaatgttgcaaagattgagctgggaagacttgggagaaaggagacgagttgcttgagTAAGTGGTATGCTCCAAATTGTCAcaggaaagatggcgtggaatgacggtagatgaaaaagtttgagtggtgtttttaaaggtaggatatatcacaatatgaaaataaagtaggaattcaagaggataaattggggcaaatatttgtttataggaaggggggttagggatttaaataatttaccaccagtgatgttcaataaatttacaaattctttacaattatttaagaaaagactaggaaaacaacagataggaaacgTTCATCAATGATAACAAAAGTATCATCTACAAATCTAGTCCAGAACTTGATATTATTGAACTTTTCGTTATTGTCAATGGCATTATGCTCAAGAACGTTGTACTGATGCACTAAACACCCTTACAAACCTGAACAACATACATCCTCATATTAAATTCACAACAGAATCTGAAACCAAATGGTTCCataaactttttagatttaaccatCACGAGGCTCCCTTCTTCATTCaaatacaaaatttacaggaaacccacccacaccgcATCAACAATAAAACAGGACTCAATACACCCCCACTCTCATAAGTGTGCTACTTATAATAGTCTAGTTGATCGTGCGTTCAAGGTCCCAATGTCGAAAGCAGATTTGAATAAGGAACTTAACATCATACGTGCGATAGCTAAGTTTAACGGTTACAGCAAGAATTTTATCGAGCGTATTATTAACAAATTCAGATACCGCTCAAACTCTAATTTAATAAAAGACAAACCCAAACCTAAACTGTTTTCGACATTTACCTTCAACCGCAACATTTACGGTGTTaccaatattttcaagaagcataacGTTAACATCGCCTTCCGTACTGACAACAGCAACATGCATATTTTGCACAATTCatatttaattaataaatccaACCCTTTCATGAAATCAGGTGTCTACAGGTTTAAATGTAACGACTGCCGCAGTACCTATATTtgacaaacaggtaggaactttTAGATTAGATACGTGGAACACCTTAATGCTgtcaaatacaacaggttttccaCAGTAGGTCAACATATAAATTTAATGGAATAGATAACGACTGAACAATTTTGGACACGTTGAGTAAAGGCCCTTTGCTAGACACTACGGAGATCTGCTACatacatttggaccaatattttaatccgaatctgaatctcaatgacatttccgaaaagcccAGAATTTATTTGATGTCCTCATATCAGTATTTAACAGTGTCAAACTCCCTGAAAACAGTTGGTTTTATCAGATTTTACGTAACAAATTATCACGCTATCCTTCCCTACCACGTCCGCCTGACTCCGCCCCTTCCATTGCCCCTCTCACCCGCCCCTCCCCCTCCCTTAATACTGTGTCATGCTCCCTGTAAACCTTAGCCTTCAGTTCCTCTCCGCTCTCCGTAATAACACTCCGATCAGAGTGAGTCTTGTACTGTAAAATTTTTTCAACATAATGCCCTCTTTTCCATTAAcatattttaattcaaaatttcttACACTTCAGGTCCGCATTGGATCGAGAAGTTTCTGGTCTTACTTCTGTCAACACTGTAACTTGATCCACTTGCTATACCACCTTATGATTCAATGTTTATCTTATAAAACTAAGACAACGGCCACTACCAAGTCACAATTTTTCTACAGAAGACAATGACTACAACAGTTTATTCACAGAGGAACATTTTATGTCAACTTTTACCtgtcaaaatatttttatttttatgctgcACTTAAAAACTTTCAGACATCGCATAGCACCAAGACTTTTTAAACTAGTGCATAAAATTTTCAttgcattgtctgaccatcaagttTTAACTTGTATATTTCGTGTAAAATATTTCTTGTGCACCACATTGTATAATTTCTTTCATTTTATGCCATCTCATTATTAACCGTTTGTATTTTGTATAGTAGGGTATATATCTTTGTTCTCTCTACCTGTTGCGGCTGAAGATGGTGTCCGGGGACATCGAAACTGGTACCCaataaaaatgttgtaattttatattgacaacatattttgtattgatacaAGGTAGATCTTTTATATTTTCCTTTAATGTGTGTTAATCtcttttcaatacggaccaattatgaagtttttaatattacACAAGAGAGgtcagagaggatagatgaaagtgaggagcctggcacaagtaagtggaagcaatgccaggactcagcaaagagccccgtggtcgccaacccacgctccaaagttcagagcccctgaggccccttttagttgcctcttacgacaggcaggagatagcgtgggtgttatcctaccgcccccacccacaggcggc is a genomic window containing:
- the LOC137501061 gene encoding zinc finger protein 883-like, whose protein sequence is MFQGKVKGSDLQTQHHLKLHMLCEMDLQMRIKEEPVCLEETASTSVHVADIKDEIKIEELVPYFKEENNVEDVAVLTRCRTDACDHSCKILRTACDQTCHLRAGNVFNSHRPSHSAKRKSLANDNNDVRERVSDKCGETFFRGYNLKSHTIVHSRERLRCCSQCSCKFLRLPDLNKHMLTHHRVHMTTSAGPYCCNECGKTYARKDSIRKHMFTHGFDLPFFRRVCDKLGERKHKCGVCLKGFNRPSDLNRHMLTHSGERPNLCTVCGKRFRLISHLNEHITVHSIERPYFCAECNKRFKVRACLVRHMVTHSGVRLHTCIECGKSFTLKYSLTRHLLTHSIPSTLPPDRRYCCNACSKRFTTKPHLKRHVLTHTELR